A genomic window from Streptomyces sp. WMMC940 includes:
- a CDS encoding protein phosphatase 2C domain-containing protein has protein sequence MSQQGERPAAGDDWWNRLYDESAPDTGPAAPAGDTLDDRFDSAVDTVGPEGARGTWWRPSRRGGGAPWEPPAAPSTPTGSAEDPRASRTEPGWPAPTAPTVSAAPPPPPAPPPAPGVESPLPSSSVPSPPPPVAPPPTAPGGSAPDASSVPPVPATSAAPPVPAPVTPPPAAAGAEPVGDPAGGPPAALPPKPAAPPAGAADAPSDRVTRNAGRRGAVPWPRRKEGTGGRGRGGYVGDRPPTYDAEPTALPAADPDELDGIVADTVLDGARYGAFTLRAASVRGDSARYRGEPRRDALLTARFGAGEGALVLVAVATGARAAEGAHLAAADACRWIGGAVGRSHARLAEDIRAGRRGDLKSGLHRLIDRSFGKLRARAAELGVTPEEYTASLRCLLLSADPGCRTRVFFGVGEGGLFRLRDGGWQDLEPSLPDTPAGEPVVSYGSPPAGARDGDRLTMDLGVTTPPSPHIDAPVPPPAEPFRFRASVARPGDTLLLCSNGLADPLRGEAALAEELAERWAGTEPPGLATYLADTQLRVKGYADDRTACAVWEA, from the coding sequence ATGAGTCAGCAGGGGGAGAGGCCCGCCGCGGGCGACGACTGGTGGAACCGGCTGTACGACGAGTCCGCCCCGGACACCGGTCCCGCCGCGCCGGCGGGCGACACACTCGACGACCGTTTCGACTCCGCGGTGGACACGGTGGGTCCCGAAGGGGCCCGGGGCACCTGGTGGCGCCCGTCCCGCCGCGGTGGCGGCGCCCCTTGGGAGCCGCCCGCCGCCCCGTCCACCCCGACGGGTTCCGCCGAGGACCCGCGCGCGTCCCGCACCGAACCCGGGTGGCCTGCCCCCACTGCTCCCACTGTCTCCGCCGCACCTCCGCCTCCGCCGGCGCCGCCGCCCGCGCCGGGCGTCGAGAGCCCGCTGCCCTCGTCCTCCGTACCGTCGCCGCCCCCGCCGGTCGCGCCGCCACCGACGGCCCCCGGCGGATCCGCGCCCGACGCCTCGTCAGTCCCGCCCGTCCCTGCGACCTCTGCCGCCCCGCCCGTCCCCGCGCCGGTGACGCCCCCGCCCGCCGCGGCCGGTGCCGAGCCCGTGGGGGACCCCGCGGGAGGGCCGCCCGCGGCACTCCCGCCGAAGCCCGCCGCGCCTCCCGCCGGAGCGGCCGACGCGCCCTCCGATCGGGTGACCCGGAACGCGGGGCGACGCGGGGCCGTGCCGTGGCCACGACGCAAGGAGGGCACCGGAGGCAGGGGCAGGGGCGGGTACGTGGGGGACCGGCCGCCCACGTACGACGCCGAGCCCACCGCACTGCCCGCCGCGGATCCGGACGAGCTCGACGGGATCGTCGCGGACACCGTGCTGGACGGTGCGCGATACGGCGCGTTCACCCTGCGGGCCGCCTCCGTGCGGGGGGACTCGGCCCGATACCGCGGTGAGCCCCGCCGCGACGCATTGCTCACCGCACGCTTCGGTGCCGGTGAGGGGGCCCTCGTACTGGTCGCCGTGGCCACCGGCGCACGGGCCGCGGAAGGCGCCCACCTGGCCGCCGCCGACGCCTGCCGCTGGATCGGCGGCGCCGTCGGCCGCAGCCACGCCCGGCTCGCCGAGGACATACGGGCCGGCCGGCGCGGCGACCTGAAGTCGGGGCTCCACCGGCTCATCGACCGTTCCTTCGGCAAGCTCCGCGCCCGCGCCGCCGAGCTGGGCGTGACACCGGAGGAGTACACGGCGAGCCTTCGGTGCCTGCTGCTGTCCGCCGATCCCGGCTGCCGCACCCGGGTGTTCTTCGGGGTCGGCGAGGGCGGGCTGTTCCGCCTGCGCGACGGCGGCTGGCAGGACCTCGAGCCGTCCCTGCCGGACACCCCGGCCGGAGAACCCGTCGTCAGCTACGGCTCCCCGCCCGCCGGGGCCCGTGACGGCGATCGGCTCACCATGGACCTCGGCGTCACGACACCCCCGTCGCCGCACATCGACGCGCCCGTCCCACCGCCCGCCGAACCGTTCCGGTTCCGTGCGTCCGTGGCCCGCCCGGGGGACACGCTGCTGCTCTGCAGCAACGGCCTCGCCGACCCCCTGCGCGGCGAGGCCGCACTCGCCGAGGAACTGGCGGAACGCTGGGCCGGGACGGAACCGCCCGGTCTCGCCACCTACCTGGCCGACACCCAGCTGAGGGTGAAGGGCTACGCCGACGACCGTACGGCGTGCGCCGTCTGGGAGGCGTGA
- the rsgA gene encoding ribosome small subunit-dependent GTPase A — translation MSLPSSAHSSSETPSAGSSPHSPHGASATGRGAAHPLASYGWDGDLTAAFAPYAERGLVPGRVVRVDRGQCDVVTAAGTVRADTAFVTPHDPLRVICTGDWAAVDPEGGSPRYVRAYLPRRTAFVRSTSSQRSEGQILAANVDHAIIAVSLAVEPDLGRIERFLALAWESGAQPLVVLTKADLVPDVTALSYLVQDVETTAPGVQVLPVSSMTGEGMDVLAAVVSDGTSVLLGVSGAGKSTLANTLLGEDAMDVQSTRGVDGKGRHTTTTRNLLLLPGGGVLIDTPGLRGVGLFDAGAGVGQVFSEIEDLAADCRFHDCAHESEPGCAVLAALADGSLPQRRLDSYRKLVRENRRIVAKTDARVRAEIRRDWQRKLAEGRAAGEAKRSGRVR, via the coding sequence TTGTCTCTCCCCTCCTCTGCCCACTCTTCTTCCGAAACTCCCTCCGCGGGCTCCTCCCCGCACTCTCCTCACGGCGCCTCCGCCACCGGCCGCGGGGCGGCGCACCCGCTCGCCTCCTACGGCTGGGACGGCGACCTCACGGCCGCGTTCGCGCCGTACGCCGAACGCGGACTGGTGCCCGGGCGGGTCGTACGGGTCGACCGTGGCCAGTGCGACGTCGTCACCGCGGCCGGGACCGTCCGCGCCGACACGGCGTTCGTCACGCCGCACGACCCGCTCCGTGTGATCTGCACCGGCGACTGGGCTGCCGTCGACCCGGAGGGCGGCAGCCCCCGCTACGTACGGGCGTACCTGCCGCGGCGCACCGCCTTCGTGCGCTCCACCTCGTCCCAGCGGTCCGAGGGGCAGATCCTCGCCGCCAACGTCGATCACGCGATCATCGCCGTATCGCTCGCCGTCGAGCCGGACCTCGGACGGATCGAACGGTTCCTGGCGCTGGCCTGGGAGAGCGGGGCGCAGCCGCTCGTCGTCCTCACCAAGGCCGATCTGGTGCCGGACGTGACCGCCCTGTCGTACCTGGTGCAGGACGTGGAGACCACGGCCCCCGGCGTCCAGGTGCTTCCGGTCAGCTCGATGACCGGGGAGGGTATGGACGTCCTCGCGGCGGTCGTCTCCGACGGTACGAGCGTGCTGCTCGGCGTCTCCGGCGCGGGGAAGTCCACGTTGGCGAACACGCTGCTCGGCGAGGACGCCATGGACGTGCAGTCCACGCGAGGCGTCGACGGGAAGGGCCGTCATACGACGACGACCCGGAACCTGCTGCTCCTCCCCGGCGGCGGCGTGCTCATCGACACTCCCGGGCTGCGGGGGGTCGGCCTCTTCGACGCGGGCGCCGGTGTGGGCCAGGTCTTCTCGGAGATCGAGGACCTGGCCGCGGACTGCCGTTTCCACGACTGCGCCCATGAGTCGGAGCCGGGCTGCGCCGTGCTCGCGGCACTCGCCGACGGCTCGCTGCCGCAACGCCGACTGGACAGCTACCGCAAGCTCGTCCGCGAGAACCGGCGCATCGTCGCGAAGACCGACGCCCGAGTCCGTGCGGAGATCCGCCGCGACTGGCAGCGCAAGCTCGCGGAGGGCCGCGCGGCGGGCGAGGCGAAGCGGAGCGGCCGCGTGCGCTGA
- a CDS encoding VOC family protein produces MPGTPCWVSLTTQDMRAAQDFYGAVFGWEFAPDVQAEGYVVAHADGEPVAGLVESAQSMGVRLPVAWTAYFVAESADAAAGRVRERGGTVAVGPLAFGRGRIAWAADPLDAAFCIWEGPASPGWRAGRGTGAVAWLELHTRDPFASAMFYGGVFEWDAHPDAIDVRYEHDRVMLRAGGRTVAGMYGGVPESAEPAIRPQWHVHFCRDDVDGATARAAAAHGTVVTPPQETPLGRTATIRDPEGGLFHLSSAEDDPS; encoded by the coding sequence GTGCCGGGCACGCCGTGCTGGGTGAGCCTGACGACGCAGGACATGCGGGCCGCCCAGGACTTCTACGGCGCGGTGTTCGGATGGGAGTTCGCGCCGGACGTCCAGGCGGAGGGGTATGTGGTCGCCCACGCGGACGGCGAACCGGTCGCCGGTCTCGTGGAGTCCGCGCAGAGCATGGGGGTCCGGCTGCCGGTCGCCTGGACGGCGTACTTCGTGGCCGAGAGCGCCGACGCGGCGGCCGGACGTGTACGGGAGCGGGGCGGGACGGTCGCCGTGGGGCCGCTGGCCTTCGGCCGGGGGCGGATCGCCTGGGCGGCCGATCCGCTGGACGCCGCGTTCTGCATCTGGGAGGGGCCGGCCTCCCCGGGGTGGCGGGCGGGCCGGGGAACCGGCGCCGTGGCGTGGCTGGAGCTTCACACCAGGGACCCGTTCGCGTCCGCGATGTTCTACGGCGGGGTGTTCGAATGGGACGCCCATCCGGACGCCATCGACGTGCGCTACGAGCACGACCGCGTGATGCTGCGGGCCGGGGGCCGCACGGTGGCGGGGATGTACGGCGGCGTCCCGGAGTCGGCGGAGCCCGCGATCCGCCCCCAGTGGCACGTCCACTTCTGCCGCGACGACGTGGACGGGGCGACGGCCCGCGCGGCCGCGGCGCACGGCACCGTCGTGACGCCCCCGCAGGAGACCCCGCTCGGGCGAACGGCGACGATCCGTGACCCGGAAGGGGGACTCTTCCATCTGTCGTCCGCCGAGGACGACCCCTCCTGA
- a CDS encoding FG-GAP-like repeat-containing protein, which produces MRRRAWLTLGAVVLGGAGVVTVATANPSDPPRPAGPPERVAKLRTLALARGGATERELPATDAAPFSLVGIGWDGDAAQLDGTAQVRTRDAATGKWSGWQSVEFDAHRPDGAEGAKRAASEPLWVGPSTAVQVRVHSGRSGRALPKGLKLHMVDPGVSKAESRNPAAPSVRLSSPGPGMDNAAFPVEETTSATVTDTAAPSETSTQEPLPSDPPAPSDTVTPTDTATGTATPTATPTPTKPVALPSTVRQPPIIGRAQWGADESLVADPAEYIEKIQAVYLHHTVGTNDYSCAESAALVRGIMTYHVKTEGWNDLGYNFLVDKCGQIFEGRGGGVDLPVKGAHTYGFNSYSTGIALLGDFEGDPATGKPAGRPSKAALRSAARVAAWKLGQYGGNPKGTVTLTAQGNTGKYTTGQSATMNVISGHRDAFATACPGKNLYAKLPAVRDFAAGPGRNSAIPTSDYNRDGISDLVAALPRADGGAGRVTVLPGTTDGPSRTVRTVIGQNSTGVPGDSEGGDQFGTSSSWGDYNGDGHADLVVGTPGEDDESGHTDTGSVTVLTGPNLNSGVSYMTSPAYRVTGDKLGTAVTTGDFNADGTADVLSVAPGKPGRWWVFESRNPTYATKAGWLSNTANTSVVSFASAASGDFDNDGYADAAVTYRDSAGVGRLLALKGSAAGLQRVGILYPRGGRSLAAGDINGDGYDDLVIGQPNATESGHTAKGGAVATVLGSATGLTTTGRQTFQQNTTGIPDSDESGDTMGASVAIGDVDLDGYGDILTGLPGEDLTRGGVSRSNAGQAILIRGSATGMTATGSVAYHQDTTGVPGSTEPNDRLGSAVSLTDLSGNSRADLALGADGEDANNGTILQLDNSSASGVIPSSGVYYGRTLLGAPAGVGIGRLITP; this is translated from the coding sequence TTGAGACGCCGGGCGTGGCTGACGCTCGGCGCCGTGGTCCTGGGGGGAGCCGGCGTGGTCACGGTGGCCACCGCGAATCCGTCCGACCCGCCGCGGCCGGCCGGGCCGCCGGAGCGGGTGGCGAAGCTGCGGACCCTCGCGCTGGCCCGGGGCGGCGCCACGGAGCGCGAACTGCCGGCCACCGACGCGGCACCGTTCTCTCTGGTCGGCATCGGCTGGGACGGTGACGCCGCCCAGCTCGACGGCACGGCGCAGGTCCGTACCCGTGACGCCGCGACCGGCAAGTGGTCCGGCTGGCAGTCGGTCGAGTTCGACGCGCACCGCCCCGACGGTGCGGAGGGTGCGAAGCGGGCGGCCTCGGAGCCGCTGTGGGTCGGCCCGTCGACCGCCGTTCAGGTGCGCGTCCACTCGGGCAGGTCCGGACGGGCCCTGCCCAAGGGGCTGAAACTGCACATGGTGGACCCGGGCGTCAGCAAGGCGGAGTCGAGGAACCCGGCCGCCCCGTCCGTACGGCTGAGCTCACCCGGCCCGGGCATGGACAACGCCGCGTTCCCGGTGGAGGAGACGACCTCCGCGACGGTCACCGACACGGCCGCTCCCTCGGAGACGTCCACACAGGAGCCGCTGCCGAGCGACCCGCCGGCCCCGTCGGACACCGTCACCCCGACCGACACGGCCACCGGCACCGCCACCCCGACCGCGACACCGACACCGACCAAGCCCGTCGCGCTGCCGTCCACGGTCCGGCAGCCCCCGATCATCGGCCGAGCGCAGTGGGGCGCGGACGAGTCGCTGGTCGCAGACCCCGCCGAGTACATCGAGAAGATCCAGGCGGTCTACCTCCACCACACGGTGGGGACCAACGACTACAGCTGCGCCGAGTCCGCTGCGCTGGTACGCGGCATCATGACGTACCACGTCAAGACCGAAGGCTGGAACGACCTCGGCTACAACTTCCTGGTCGACAAGTGCGGCCAGATCTTCGAGGGCCGAGGCGGCGGCGTCGACCTGCCCGTCAAGGGCGCCCACACCTACGGCTTCAACAGCTACTCCACCGGAATCGCACTGCTCGGCGACTTCGAGGGCGATCCGGCGACCGGCAAGCCCGCCGGCCGGCCGTCGAAGGCGGCGCTGCGGTCGGCGGCCAGGGTCGCCGCGTGGAAGCTCGGCCAGTACGGCGGCAACCCGAAGGGCACCGTCACACTGACCGCGCAGGGCAACACCGGCAAGTACACGACCGGCCAGTCCGCGACGATGAACGTGATCTCCGGGCACCGCGACGCGTTCGCGACGGCCTGCCCCGGCAAGAACCTGTACGCCAAGCTCCCCGCCGTCCGGGACTTCGCCGCCGGTCCCGGCCGGAACTCCGCGATCCCGACGAGCGACTACAACCGCGACGGCATCAGCGACCTGGTCGCGGCGCTGCCCAGGGCCGACGGCGGAGCCGGCCGGGTGACCGTCCTGCCGGGCACCACGGACGGGCCGAGCAGAACGGTGCGGACCGTGATCGGTCAGAACAGCACCGGCGTGCCCGGCGATTCGGAGGGGGGCGACCAGTTCGGCACCAGCTCCTCCTGGGGCGACTACAACGGTGACGGCCACGCCGACCTGGTCGTCGGCACCCCCGGCGAGGACGACGAGTCCGGCCACACCGACACCGGCTCGGTGACCGTCCTGACCGGGCCCAATCTCAACTCCGGTGTCAGCTACATGACTTCACCCGCCTACCGGGTCACGGGCGACAAGCTCGGCACCGCCGTCACCACCGGCGACTTCAACGCCGACGGCACGGCGGACGTCCTGTCGGTGGCGCCGGGCAAGCCGGGCCGCTGGTGGGTCTTCGAGTCCAGGAACCCCACGTACGCCACGAAGGCCGGCTGGCTGAGCAACACCGCCAACACCTCGGTGGTCTCCTTCGCCTCCGCGGCGAGCGGCGACTTCGACAACGACGGCTACGCGGACGCGGCCGTCACCTACCGCGACTCGGCGGGCGTCGGCCGGCTGCTCGCCCTCAAGGGCTCGGCCGCCGGACTGCAGCGGGTCGGCATCCTCTACCCGCGCGGCGGCCGCTCGCTGGCGGCGGGCGACATCAACGGCGACGGCTACGACGACCTCGTCATCGGCCAGCCGAACGCCACCGAGTCCGGTCACACCGCGAAGGGCGGGGCCGTCGCCACCGTCCTGGGATCCGCGACGGGGCTGACCACGACCGGCCGCCAGACCTTCCAGCAGAACACCACGGGCATCCCCGACTCCGACGAGTCCGGTGACACCATGGGCGCCTCGGTCGCCATCGGTGACGTCGACCTCGACGGGTACGGCGACATCCTGACCGGCCTGCCCGGCGAGGACCTCACCCGGGGCGGTGTCAGCCGGTCCAACGCCGGGCAGGCCATCCTGATCCGCGGCTCCGCCACGGGTATGACGGCCACCGGGTCGGTCGCCTACCACCAGGACACCACCGGCGTACCCGGCTCGACCGAGCCGAACGACCGGCTCGGCTCCGCCGTGTCGCTGACGGACCTGTCGGGCAACTCGCGGGCGGACCTGGCCCTGGGCGCGGACGGCGAGGACGCGAACAACGGCACGATCCTGCAGTTGGACAACAGCAGCGCCTCCGGCGTCATCCCCTCCTCGGGCGTCTACTACGGCCGGACACTGCTCGGCGCGCCCGCTGGTGTCGGCATCGGCCGGCTGATCACCCCATGA
- a CDS encoding DUF488 domain-containing protein: protein MATIKVRRVYDTPRPDDGTRVLVDRLWPRGVSKERAAVDAWLKEVAPSGELRGWYHHDRSRYEEFDARYRTELEDGAAAQALERLRALVRGGPVTLVTSVKRVEGSHVPTLVDVLERSAEPPASR, encoded by the coding sequence ATGGCGACCATCAAAGTGCGCAGGGTCTACGACACCCCCCGCCCGGACGACGGCACCCGTGTGCTCGTCGACCGGCTCTGGCCGCGCGGCGTCTCCAAGGAGCGGGCCGCCGTCGATGCGTGGCTCAAGGAGGTCGCCCCGTCGGGTGAGTTGCGCGGCTGGTACCACCACGACCGCTCGCGGTACGAGGAGTTCGACGCCCGCTACCGCACGGAACTCGAGGACGGCGCGGCGGCGCAGGCCCTGGAGCGGCTGCGCGCACTCGTCCGCGGCGGCCCGGTCACCCTCGTCACCTCGGTGAAGAGAGTCGAGGGCAGCCATGTGCCCACGCTCGTCGACGTGCTGGAGAGGTCCGCCGAGCCGCCGGCGAGCCGGTAG
- a CDS encoding SPFH domain-containing protein, giving the protein MADITRRFGWRHLRSAPTAHVRHHRHGRLVHDGPGLSFWFRALTAALSEVPVDDRELAMTFHARTSDFQDVSVQATVTYRISDPATAAARLDFSVDPDTGAWRGAPLEQISTLLTETAQQHALDVLARTPLSAALVDGVAAVRERISGGLGAEPRLSATGIEVVAVRVIALRPEPEVERALRTPAREQIQQEADRATYERRAVAVERERAIAENELASRIELARREEQLVDQKGTNARREAEESAAADAVRAEAEAARKVRLAKAEATAAREVGEARAGAQAAWLRVHSEADPSTLHALAVTRLAENLPRVDSITLSPDVLTGLLARLGGTGTGAGAGAGAEGA; this is encoded by the coding sequence ATGGCCGACATCACCAGGCGCTTCGGTTGGCGCCATCTGCGTTCCGCGCCCACCGCACACGTCCGCCACCACCGCCATGGCCGGCTCGTCCACGACGGACCCGGCCTCAGCTTCTGGTTCCGGGCCCTGACCGCCGCACTGTCCGAGGTCCCCGTCGACGACCGGGAACTGGCCATGACCTTCCACGCCCGGACGTCCGACTTCCAGGACGTGTCCGTGCAGGCGACCGTGACGTACCGGATCAGCGACCCGGCGACGGCCGCCGCCCGGCTGGACTTCTCCGTCGACCCGGACACCGGCGCCTGGCGGGGAGCTCCACTGGAGCAGATCTCGACCCTGCTGACCGAGACGGCCCAGCAGCACGCGCTGGACGTGCTGGCCCGCACCCCGCTGTCGGCGGCCCTGGTCGACGGTGTCGCCGCCGTGCGGGAGCGGATCTCCGGCGGGCTCGGCGCGGAACCGCGGCTGTCCGCCACGGGCATCGAGGTGGTGGCCGTGCGCGTGATCGCCCTGCGGCCCGAACCCGAGGTCGAACGGGCCCTGCGCACCCCCGCCCGCGAGCAGATACAGCAGGAGGCCGACCGCGCGACGTACGAGCGGCGGGCGGTGGCCGTGGAACGGGAGCGGGCCATCGCCGAGAACGAGCTGGCCAGCAGGATCGAACTCGCGCGCCGGGAAGAGCAGTTGGTCGACCAGAAGGGCACCAACGCCCGGCGCGAGGCCGAGGAGAGCGCCGCGGCCGACGCCGTGCGCGCCGAGGCCGAGGCCGCCCGGAAGGTGCGACTCGCCAAGGCCGAGGCCACCGCGGCGCGCGAGGTGGGCGAAGCCCGCGCCGGGGCCCAGGCCGCATGGCTCCGGGTGCACTCCGAGGCCGACCCGTCGACCCTGCACGCCCTGGCCGTCACCCGGCTCGCGGAGAACCTGCCGCGCGTCGACAGCATCACCCTCTCCCCCGACGTCCTCACCGGACTGCTCGCGCGGCTGGGCGGGACGGGAACTGGAGCGGGAGCGGGAGCGGGAGCGGAGGGAGCGTGA
- a CDS encoding acyl-CoA carboxylase subunit epsilon has protein sequence MELRIVHGTPDAEELAAVMAVLTVVAHRRSTARAAAGGGEPDGGARRAHWDRAWGGGFQPCGSWRERDRTVTAFDPGGR, from the coding sequence GTGGAACTGCGTATCGTGCACGGCACTCCGGACGCCGAGGAACTGGCCGCAGTCATGGCCGTGCTGACCGTCGTCGCCCACCGCCGCTCGACGGCCCGAGCCGCCGCCGGCGGAGGCGAACCGGACGGCGGAGCGCGGCGCGCCCACTGGGACCGCGCCTGGGGCGGCGGCTTCCAGCCCTGCGGCTCATGGCGGGAACGGGACCGAACGGTGACGGCGTTCGACCCGGGAGGCCGCTGA
- a CDS encoding cytochrome P450: MKTSEPGTPAVSGPGPRGDGGVRHWSLKDLRALDFDPFLTTVLRDEPVARIRLPYGRGTAWLVTRHEDVRSVTSDPRFSRRALADRDVTSGSPHAIADRHASLNYTDPPHLTTMRRVVARAFTGGSMERLRPRAQRTADALLDEMERHGAPADLVRYLHGPFPLSVVGDLLGLPEEDRARMISWTDVIMTPGAAPARSQAGRKSVREVVEALLVRRRAEPANDLAGVLAAAASDGEISDDEALSMATAILVSGAHAVRNNSANMVFALLTRPEQLARLRAEPELLPRAVEELLRFVPHRNGVGLPRIATEDVEVGGVRIGAGEAVHCSYLAANRDPSVFPDPHTLDLGRSAAAHLSFGYGPHHCVGPMLARMESEVMLATLLRRYPRLALAVPEEEIAWQEGALIRGPKSLPVRW; encoded by the coding sequence GTGAAGACGTCAGAACCCGGGACGCCGGCCGTGTCCGGACCCGGTCCGCGGGGGGACGGGGGCGTTCGCCACTGGAGCCTCAAGGACCTGAGGGCGCTGGACTTCGACCCGTTCCTGACCACGGTCCTCCGGGACGAGCCGGTGGCACGCATCCGGCTTCCGTACGGCCGGGGCACCGCCTGGCTCGTGACGCGCCACGAGGACGTCAGGTCCGTCACCTCGGACCCCCGGTTCAGCCGCCGGGCCCTCGCCGACCGGGACGTGACCAGCGGTTCCCCGCATGCCATCGCCGACAGGCACGCCTCCCTCAACTACACGGACCCTCCGCATCTCACGACCATGCGCCGGGTCGTCGCCCGCGCCTTCACCGGCGGCAGCATGGAGCGCCTGAGACCCCGGGCCCAGCGGACCGCGGACGCACTGCTGGACGAGATGGAGCGGCACGGTGCCCCGGCCGATCTGGTGCGGTACCTGCACGGGCCGTTCCCGCTGTCCGTCGTCGGCGATCTGCTGGGGCTGCCGGAGGAGGACCGCGCCCGCATGATCTCCTGGACGGACGTGATCATGACGCCGGGTGCCGCTCCGGCCCGCAGTCAGGCTGGGAGGAAGTCGGTACGCGAGGTCGTCGAGGCGCTGCTCGTCCGCCGGCGCGCGGAACCCGCGAACGATCTGGCCGGGGTGCTCGCCGCCGCCGCCTCCGACGGGGAGATCAGTGATGACGAGGCGCTGTCGATGGCGACGGCGATCCTCGTGAGCGGCGCGCACGCGGTCCGCAACAACAGCGCAAACATGGTGTTCGCCCTTCTCACCCGTCCGGAGCAGCTGGCGCGGCTGCGCGCCGAGCCCGAACTGCTGCCGCGGGCGGTCGAGGAGCTGCTGCGCTTCGTCCCGCACCGCAACGGCGTGGGCCTGCCGAGGATCGCCACCGAGGACGTGGAGGTCGGCGGCGTGCGCATCGGAGCCGGCGAGGCCGTCCACTGCTCGTACCTGGCCGCGAACCGGGACCCCTCGGTCTTCCCCGACCCGCACACCCTGGACCTCGGCCGTTCCGCGGCCGCGCATCTGTCCTTCGGGTACGGCCCGCACCACTGCGTGGGCCCGATGCTGGCGCGGATGGAGTCCGAGGTGATGCTGGCGACGCTCCTGCGCCGCTACCCGCGGCTGGCCCTCGCGGTGCCCGAGGAGGAGATCGCCTGGCAGGAGGGCGCGCTGATCCGCGGGCCCAAGTCCCTCCCGGTGAGGTGGTGA
- a CDS encoding type III polyketide synthase — translation MATLCRPAVSVPEHVITMEQTLDLARAVHADHPQLDLALRLIRNTGVEKRHLVQPIEETLRHPGFERRNALYESEAKARVPSVIERALADAELRPVDIDVIIYVSCTGFMMPSLTAWLINSMGFRTDARQVPIAQLGCAAGGAAVNRAHDFCTAYPEANALIVACEFCSLCYQPTDLDVGNLLSNGLFGDGLAAAVVRGRGGHGVALERNGSYLVRDTEDWIAYDVRSTGFHFKLDRRVPGTMEPLAPALRELAAEHGWDAASLDFYIIHAGGPRILDDLGKYLGVPPEAFRFSRATLTEYGNIASAVVLDALRRLFDEGSTRHTARGILAGFGPGITAEMSLGRWTEAEAPAPAGRC, via the coding sequence ATGGCCACTCTGTGCCGACCGGCGGTGTCCGTACCCGAACACGTGATCACCATGGAGCAGACGCTGGACCTGGCGCGGGCCGTTCACGCGGACCACCCACAACTGGACCTGGCGCTGCGCCTGATCCGGAACACCGGGGTGGAGAAGCGGCACCTGGTGCAGCCGATCGAGGAGACGCTGAGGCACCCCGGCTTCGAACGCCGCAACGCCCTCTACGAGTCCGAGGCGAAGGCCCGGGTGCCCTCGGTGATCGAGCGGGCGCTGGCCGACGCCGAGCTCAGGCCCGTCGACATAGACGTGATCATCTACGTGTCGTGCACCGGCTTCATGATGCCCTCGCTCACTGCCTGGCTGATCAACTCCATGGGCTTCCGCACGGACGCGCGTCAGGTGCCGATCGCCCAGCTCGGCTGCGCGGCCGGGGGCGCAGCGGTCAACCGGGCCCATGACTTCTGCACGGCGTACCCGGAGGCCAACGCCCTCATCGTGGCGTGCGAGTTCTGTTCGCTGTGCTACCAGCCGACCGATCTGGACGTGGGCAATCTGCTGTCCAACGGGCTCTTCGGTGACGGTCTGGCCGCTGCCGTGGTGCGCGGCAGGGGCGGACACGGTGTCGCCCTGGAGCGCAACGGCTCCTACCTGGTGCGGGACACCGAGGACTGGATCGCCTACGACGTCCGCTCCACGGGCTTCCACTTCAAGCTCGACCGACGGGTGCCCGGCACCATGGAACCACTGGCGCCGGCGCTCAGGGAGCTCGCGGCCGAACACGGCTGGGACGCCGCCTCGCTGGACTTCTACATCATCCACGCGGGCGGTCCACGCATCCTCGACGACCTGGGGAAGTACCTCGGGGTGCCGCCCGAGGCGTTCCGGTTCAGCAGGGCCACGCTCACCGAGTACGGGAACATAGCCAGCGCCGTCGTCCTCGACGCCCTGCGCCGGCTGTTCGACGAGGGCTCGACCCGGCACACCGCACGCGGCATCCTCGCCGGCTTCGGCCCCGGCATCACCGCGGAGATGAGTCTGGGGCGCTGGACCGAGGCCGAGGCTCCTGCTCCGGCGGGGAGGTGCTGA